Proteins from one Oscillatoria nigro-viridis PCC 7112 genomic window:
- a CDS encoding 50S ribosomal protein L25/general stress protein Ctc, with product MELAVECQKRAEGSKPNALRRSGLIPAVLYGHKGSESISLTIKAKTVEHLLKKHAVNNTLIDLSIPDLSWSGKTLLREVQVHPWKGYPYHLSFFSVATQDSLEVELSLNFVGEAVGVKLEGGILDTVLTQLAVKCKPDSIPEGIEVDISNLKVGDALHIHELVLPAGVVALGEPDQVVVTVLGIQAGSEAEDAEADAAAAA from the coding sequence ATGGAACTCGCAGTAGAATGTCAAAAGCGGGCCGAAGGCAGCAAACCTAACGCCCTCCGCCGCTCTGGATTGATTCCCGCCGTCCTCTACGGCCACAAAGGCTCTGAATCCATTTCCCTTACCATCAAAGCCAAAACAGTTGAACACCTGCTCAAAAAGCACGCAGTCAACAATACCCTAATTGACCTCAGCATTCCCGACCTCTCTTGGAGCGGAAAAACCTTGCTCCGGGAAGTGCAAGTTCATCCTTGGAAGGGCTATCCTTACCACCTGAGCTTTTTCTCCGTGGCGACTCAAGACAGCCTGGAAGTTGAATTGTCGCTGAATTTTGTCGGCGAAGCTGTCGGCGTTAAGCTAGAAGGCGGCATCTTGGATACCGTGCTGACACAACTAGCAGTGAAGTGCAAACCTGACAGCATTCCTGAAGGAATTGAAGTAGATATTTCTAATTTAAAGGTTGGGGATGCGCTGCACATTCACGAATTAGTTTTGCCTGCAGGAGTGGTAGCTCTCGGCGAACCCGATCAGGTGGTTGTTACCGTGCTCGGAATTCAAGCAGGTTCTGAAGCAGAAGACGCAGAAGCAGACGCAGCCGCAGCAGCTTAA
- a CDS encoding tetratricopeptide repeat protein: MPSTVNTESTAVQFNQQGEIYLSQGKIEEAIASCEQALKIHPNFAPAYKTLGNALQAQARMEEARHWYAKAIEIEPNFAEVYANLGSLGAQQQKWQEAIGFYQKAIAIKPNFAGVYRNLAKVFGQIGKPEEAQQCWYQAFSLEPEKVAPGEHLNMGDAFFRQEKFAEAIACYDRAIKLNPNVATAYQNLGEALKKQGKLEEATAYYRKAIELNAANARNGSEGQQTLAGATATNGAVKQQPAATAVQQAVKPPVQQAVKPPVQQPVNSTINIEDPEAYKILAEGYFAQGKLEQAIAACKKALQIKPEAPLYKMLGNALQAGGKIDEAKSCYVKAIEINPNFAEAYANYGSICAQQEQWQQAVSAYEKAIALKPDFAGAFRNFAKLLTQLGKSEEAAEAWYRAFAIDPKSCTAEEHENLAKTLIEQGKVDKGIECYRRAVELNPNAGAAYHELGEILKGQEQWEAAVDAYTNAIRNNPNLSWSHNNLAESLVKLERWEEAVNAYRKAIELNPDFSWSHNNLADVLLKLERWEEAVESYRKATELNPDFSWSHNYLADALIKLGRWDEAISAYQRSIELNPDHFWAHNNLAEALVNLERWDEAVVAYRRANEVNPNFFWSQSKLGDALLEMERWEEAIDVYRRAAELNRDFPWTYYNMATAFEKLERWDESIAAYRRAAEIQADLPWLSQKLADALRMRSQWDLKEAMRLYRRAIQENRDDVQLYHKALEIAPNDADLYVELANALVRKNWPDGAIVFYQMALQIRPDDKAISGLLEEVLKKKGVSRGAEKSDRAVHGNSGNAIEHTPGIAAEYHELGASLQEEGKFAEAVAAYRKAISINPNYFGTHHNLGDVLKWIGKVDESIKSYHKAAELNPNFVWSHHNLADVYQQEGRLDEAVAAYRKAIEVAPDFGWSYYNLAKTLAKQDKLSEALEAYQTASKLDPKLFGLDYQNLRDSLFLGQDPAYTKWRAKNSPREADLRKMAETLEIFNYKPLISIVMPAYNTPENYLQEAIESVLNQIYPYWELCIADDASTAPHVKQILQEYAAKDSRIKVAYRTKNGHISHCSNSALELATGEFVSLLDHDDTLTPEALYEVVLLLNRHPEADMIYSDEDKIYQDRELINPFFKPEWSPDSFLSRMYTCHLGTYRRSLINEIGGFRPGFEGAQDYDLVLRFTEKTDKIFHIPKILYHWRMHAGSAAGGVDAKPYAYDAGQKALQEAIERRGEPGKIEGVPYFLGHFIARYKIADYKRVSIIIPTRDLGDVLDNCLESIFTKSVYPNYEVIVIDNGSQEQHTAKILAKWTAKESARFKSYRLDIPFNFSKINNYAASKAEGDYLLFLNNDTEVITPDWIDGMVEQAQRSSIGAVGNLLIYSDNKIQHAGVVMGLGGGVAGHSYYHMPRSIPGYFGNVVGMNNVSAVTAACLMCRREVFESIGGFDEELTVAYNDVDLCLKMLEKGYRNIYLPHVVLYHHESKSRGYEDSPEKKERLKQESKLMESRWQKYIENDPYYSPHLTRACQDSGIRLEDENWRGSH; the protein is encoded by the coding sequence ATGCCATCAACAGTGAATACAGAATCAACAGCGGTTCAATTTAACCAACAGGGAGAAATATACTTATCCCAAGGAAAAATAGAAGAAGCGATCGCATCCTGCGAGCAAGCTTTGAAGATTCACCCCAATTTTGCACCAGCTTACAAGACTTTGGGCAACGCGCTGCAAGCTCAAGCCAGGATGGAAGAGGCGCGGCACTGGTACGCTAAAGCGATTGAAATAGAACCGAATTTTGCGGAAGTATATGCGAATTTGGGCAGCCTTGGCGCGCAGCAGCAAAAATGGCAGGAGGCGATCGGATTTTATCAAAAGGCGATCGCGATTAAGCCGAATTTCGCTGGAGTGTACCGGAATTTAGCAAAAGTATTCGGACAAATTGGCAAACCGGAAGAAGCGCAGCAGTGCTGGTATCAAGCATTTAGTTTGGAACCGGAAAAAGTAGCGCCTGGGGAACACTTGAATATGGGCGACGCTTTTTTTCGGCAGGAAAAATTCGCCGAAGCGATCGCTTGTTACGATCGCGCAATAAAATTAAATCCTAATGTGGCTACTGCTTACCAAAATTTGGGCGAAGCGCTAAAAAAACAAGGCAAGTTAGAGGAAGCGACAGCATATTATCGCAAAGCTATTGAACTGAACGCAGCTAATGCCAGAAACGGCAGCGAGGGACAGCAAACTTTGGCGGGTGCAACGGCGACAAACGGTGCAGTTAAGCAGCAGCCCGCAGCAACCGCAGTGCAGCAGGCAGTTAAGCCGCCAGTTCAGCAGGCAGTTAAGCCGCCAGTGCAGCAGCCAGTTAATTCTACAATTAATATAGAAGATCCAGAAGCATACAAAATACTGGCAGAAGGCTATTTTGCTCAGGGCAAATTGGAACAGGCGATCGCAGCTTGCAAGAAGGCGCTGCAAATTAAGCCGGAAGCGCCGCTTTACAAAATGCTGGGGAACGCCCTGCAAGCTGGCGGCAAAATTGATGAAGCTAAAAGTTGCTATGTCAAAGCAATAGAAATTAACCCAAATTTTGCCGAAGCTTACGCTAATTACGGCAGCATTTGCGCGCAGCAGGAACAGTGGCAGCAAGCGGTTTCAGCTTACGAAAAGGCGATCGCCCTGAAACCGGATTTTGCAGGTGCTTTTCGCAATTTTGCCAAACTTTTGACGCAGTTAGGCAAGTCGGAGGAGGCGGCTGAGGCTTGGTATCGAGCATTTGCGATCGACCCCAAATCCTGCACCGCCGAGGAACACGAGAATTTAGCCAAAACTTTGATCGAGCAAGGTAAGGTAGATAAGGGAATTGAGTGTTACCGGCGCGCGGTTGAGTTGAACCCAAATGCTGGCGCAGCTTATCACGAATTGGGGGAAATTCTTAAGGGTCAAGAACAGTGGGAAGCGGCGGTAGATGCTTACACAAATGCTATTAGAAACAATCCTAATCTTTCTTGGTCGCACAACAATTTAGCTGAGTCGCTGGTTAAGTTGGAACGGTGGGAGGAAGCTGTAAATGCTTACCGCAAGGCGATCGAATTAAATCCAGATTTTAGCTGGTCTCACAACAATTTAGCCGATGTGTTGCTGAAGTTGGAACGGTGGGAAGAAGCTGTAGAGTCTTACCGGAAAGCAACAGAATTAAATCCAGATTTCAGTTGGTCGCACAACTATTTAGCAGACGCGCTGATTAAGCTGGGAAGGTGGGATGAGGCAATTTCGGCTTACCAAAGGTCGATCGAACTCAATCCCGACCATTTTTGGGCGCACAACAATTTAGCAGAAGCGCTGGTGAATTTGGAACGGTGGGATGAGGCGGTTGTTGCCTACCGGCGTGCTAACGAAGTTAACCCGAATTTCTTCTGGTCGCAGAGCAAATTAGGCGACGCGCTGCTAGAAATGGAAAGGTGGGAGGAGGCGATCGATGTTTACCGGCGCGCGGCCGAGTTAAATCGGGATTTTCCGTGGACTTATTACAACATGGCAACGGCTTTTGAGAAGCTGGAACGGTGGGATGAGTCGATCGCCGCTTACCGCCGCGCTGCGGAAATTCAGGCGGATTTGCCGTGGCTTTCGCAAAAGTTGGCTGATGCTTTGAGGATGCGATCGCAGTGGGATTTGAAGGAGGCGATGCGTTTGTACCGGCGGGCGATTCAGGAGAATCGTGATGACGTGCAGTTGTATCACAAGGCGCTGGAGATTGCGCCGAATGATGCTGACCTTTATGTTGAGCTGGCTAATGCTTTGGTGCGGAAGAATTGGCCGGATGGGGCGATCGTCTTTTATCAGATGGCGTTGCAGATTCGGCCTGATGACAAGGCTATTTCTGGGCTGTTAGAAGAGGTGTTAAAAAAAAAGGGTGTAAGTAGGGGGGCGGAAAAGAGCGATCGCGCTGTTCACGGAAACTCTGGAAATGCGATCGAACACACCCCTGGGATAGCTGCGGAGTACCACGAATTAGGGGCGTCTCTGCAAGAAGAAGGTAAATTTGCCGAGGCTGTGGCCGCCTACCGCAAAGCAATTTCAATTAATCCCAATTACTTTGGAACTCACCACAATTTAGGCGATGTCCTGAAATGGATCGGTAAAGTTGATGAGTCTATTAAAAGCTATCATAAAGCAGCAGAACTGAATCCAAATTTTGTTTGGTCCCACCACAACTTAGCCGATGTATATCAACAAGAAGGTCGGCTTGATGAAGCTGTTGCTGCTTATCGGAAAGCGATCGAGGTGGCTCCTGACTTTGGCTGGTCGTACTACAATTTAGCAAAAACTTTAGCTAAACAAGACAAGCTTTCGGAAGCTCTGGAAGCTTATCAGACGGCGAGCAAACTAGATCCGAAACTTTTTGGTTTGGATTATCAAAACTTGCGAGATTCCCTATTCCTCGGTCAAGACCCAGCTTACACGAAGTGGCGCGCTAAGAACAGCCCCAGAGAAGCTGACTTGCGGAAGATGGCTGAAACATTAGAAATCTTTAACTACAAGCCGCTGATTAGCATCGTCATGCCTGCTTACAATACGCCAGAAAATTATTTGCAGGAGGCAATAGAATCAGTTCTCAATCAGATATATCCTTATTGGGAATTGTGCATTGCGGATGACGCATCAACCGCGCCTCATGTCAAGCAAATTTTGCAAGAATATGCAGCCAAAGATAGCCGGATCAAAGTAGCTTACAGAACAAAAAACGGTCACATTTCTCACTGTTCTAATTCTGCTTTGGAGTTGGCGACGGGTGAATTTGTGTCTTTACTAGATCACGACGATACGCTGACACCAGAGGCTTTGTATGAAGTGGTGCTGCTGCTGAACCGCCACCCGGAAGCGGATATGATTTATTCAGATGAAGATAAGATTTATCAGGATCGGGAACTGATAAATCCTTTCTTCAAGCCAGAATGGAGTCCGGATTCATTTTTGTCTCGGATGTACACTTGCCATTTGGGAACTTATAGGCGATCGCTAATTAATGAAATCGGTGGTTTTAGACCGGGTTTTGAGGGAGCTCAGGATTATGATTTGGTTTTGAGGTTTACAGAAAAAACTGACAAAATCTTTCACATCCCTAAAATTCTTTACCACTGGAGAATGCACGCGGGTTCGGCTGCTGGCGGTGTAGATGCTAAACCCTATGCCTATGATGCAGGGCAAAAAGCTTTGCAAGAGGCGATCGAACGCCGGGGCGAACCGGGGAAAATAGAAGGGGTTCCATACTTTTTGGGACACTTTATTGCACGCTACAAAATTGCGGATTACAAGCGGGTCAGCATCATTATTCCGACGCGGGATTTGGGGGATGTTTTGGACAATTGCTTGGAGTCTATTTTTACTAAGAGCGTGTACCCCAACTACGAAGTTATCGTCATCGACAACGGCAGTCAAGAGCAACACACGGCGAAAATTCTGGCTAAATGGACGGCTAAGGAATCAGCCAGATTTAAAAGTTACCGACTAGACATTCCCTTCAATTTCTCGAAGATTAACAACTACGCTGCTAGCAAAGCGGAGGGAGATTACTTGCTGTTCTTGAATAACGATACAGAGGTAATTACTCCCGATTGGATTGACGGGATGGTTGAACAAGCTCAGAGAAGCTCGATCGGGGCTGTGGGCAATTTGTTGATATACTCAGATAACAAAATCCAGCACGCAGGAGTGGTGATGGGGCTCGGCGGCGGAGTTGCCGGTCACAGTTATTACCATATGCCTCGCTCCATACCAGGGTATTTCGGGAATGTGGTAGGCATGAACAATGTTTCAGCGGTAACTGCTGCGTGTTTAATGTGTCGCCGCGAAGTATTTGAGAGTATTGGGGGGTTTGACGAAGAGCTAACAGTGGCGTACAATGATGTGGATTTGTGTTTGAAAATGCTAGAGAAAGGGTACCGAAATATTTACCTGCCTCATGTAGTTCTCTACCACCACGAATCTAAAAGCCGGGGTTACGAAGACTCGCCTGAAAAGAAAGAGCGGCTGAAGCAGGAATCGAAGCTGATGGAAAGCCGGTGGCAAAAATATATTGAGAATGACCCTTACTACAGCCCTCATTTAACCAGAGCTTGTCAAGACAGCGGTATTAGATTGGAGGACGAGAATTGGCGGGGGAGTCATTAG
- a CDS encoding AAA family ATPase, protein MTNLVKGDSGLVQLTHGDIKRIIAHQKLFGLDELQKYLFRFCKTMLTADDSLLKQFSIYNLVPSVLLYGPPNTGKTTLCYLLFDQIKQEVTNEINFYTVDVGRMLDPALGQSSRNLEQIFQDLRKISSDGSSVFLLLDELDAFCMSRSRAQEHDAVRRAMTTLMLQLDNLQPSISQRFLVFGITNVPNLVDTAVVRRFSLKQTVDPSLSRDEFKSYLDYLNKPIKHNTKQEDLPKLYGIYQRRAFTAGDIKALYKVLLIDVICGDQDISISERLVELFEQGFSTGQHLDKTYKELLDA, encoded by the coding sequence ATGACCAATTTAGTTAAAGGCGACAGCGGATTAGTACAACTGACCCACGGCGATATCAAACGCATTATTGCCCACCAAAAGTTGTTCGGATTAGATGAATTGCAGAAATATTTGTTTCGTTTCTGCAAGACGATGCTAACGGCTGATGACTCTCTGCTCAAGCAGTTTAGCATTTACAATCTCGTACCGTCTGTTCTGCTCTACGGGCCGCCTAATACTGGTAAAACTACACTCTGTTACTTACTTTTCGACCAAATCAAGCAAGAAGTTACTAATGAAATCAACTTCTATACTGTTGACGTTGGGAGAATGCTCGACCCCGCTTTAGGGCAGTCTTCACGAAATCTAGAGCAAATATTTCAAGATTTGCGTAAAATTTCTTCAGATGGTTCATCAGTGTTTCTATTATTGGATGAACTAGATGCTTTTTGCATGAGTCGCAGTCGCGCACAGGAACACGATGCTGTTCGCAGAGCTATGACAACTTTAATGCTACAACTTGACAATCTTCAACCGTCAATAAGTCAGCGTTTTTTAGTATTTGGCATTACTAATGTGCCTAATCTAGTGGATACAGCAGTAGTGCGTAGATTTTCTTTAAAACAAACTGTCGATCCCAGTTTATCGCGGGATGAATTCAAATCCTATCTTGACTATTTGAATAAGCCAATTAAACATAATACTAAACAAGAAGATTTGCCAAAGTTGTACGGCATCTACCAGCGCCGCGCCTTTACAGCAGGGGATATCAAAGCTTTGTATAAAGTGTTACTAATAGATGTAATATGCGGCGATCAAGATATCTCTATATCTGAAAGGCTTGTGGAGCTTTTTGAACAGGGATTTTCGACCGGTCAACACTTAGATAAAACATACAAGGAGTTATTAGATGCCTAA